TGATTGCTGTTATTGTGACCCGAGCCTCCCCTGGATATTGAGGGGAGCTTCCCCTTGGCTCTGTGGCTGTCACTGCCCTGTCTGTGGTGGGATCTGCTCCCTGGTTGGTGGAGTCGAGCCCCCAGATCTGTTTCTTCGCTGTGATTCTGATCTGTGGTCAAGGCAGCTAAGATTGGAGCACACCCACTGGGAGAGAAGCCACCAAGGATTGCTTCTCTGGGGATGTTCACCTTGGGGTGTGCTCACGTGCTGTGagtctcctgtgaccccatgttGGCACTGCTCTTGGCTCCCCCTCAACCATGGGCATGCTGGCACATTGCTCTGGTGTCTCTCAGATGTTGTTTTCACTGGAACACCAGCATAGATCCAGTGAACTCAGGTCCCAGAATTGCACTCATGGAGCTGGACCCACTGTGGTGCTatgggggcagctcagactctGGCCTGGCCCCACCCCCTAGTATACATCCCCACAAAGTCTACAGCTGCTAAAGCTGCACTCCCGTGACTGGGGGAGCCCTGGTTGTCCGTTCAGATGCTCTGTAGGGGCTGAGTTGACAAAGCCAATTGCAGGTATAAAAGCATGGTTTGTGTAACCGTGAGGAGAGacttcagtttttcttcctttaaccCTGGGGCTCAGCTGAGCTTTCagctccttctgtgtgtgtggccCACCCACAGGTGTCTGCTCCAGAGGCTGCCCCAGAGCACAGGAGTCTGCTGATGGTGGAGGAGGTGCATGGGGGGAGGCTGTGGCTGGAGCTCAATAGAGCCCACTGGGGTGGTGGCCCTTCCTagtgctgggggaggaggggccagcACAGGGGGAGAGGGGCTGCAATGGTGGGTCTTCCCTTTGGGCATCACTCAACAATGGCGCTCTGTGCTATGGTGGTTCAGGCTTCCTCCACAAGCATTCCTGTTTATAGAACTCCTCCCTCTGTCCCATCCCCTCAGGACGTTTCCTCACCACCCACAGCAGTCCTCTGCCTGGGTCTGCTTTCCAGACCCCACATTCCAGCACCCAGCCCTTGTCTGCACTGGTGGACACCCTCTCAGactgggtgggcagggctggggtcagtACCCTGTGTACAGGTCTCACTCTGTCCTGCTGCCACAGACTGTTGCCATGTTCTCTTCCCACAGAGAAGGCTCGCCTTCTGTCCCAACTGAGCTCACACCACCCCCAGTAGATAAGAATAGTagataagaaaactttatttGGTATCTTTCACCTGTGTCTTCTCACAACACCCGTGGTTTGATGTCCAAGAATCCAAGGTTAGAAAATTTAATCCAAAAAGCAAACCTAGGAATATATGAAAGAGCTCACCTTGGAAACGAACATTTAATGAAAGACCAGGAATATACGGGGATATGTGAAAGATCTAGAAGATATTTAAGAAACTGAGATAGTTTCACACAATGCGGACATTACTGCCAAAAGAAATGAGCAATGTGAGTCAACTTGTGGAAAACACCCGTTTCCGTTATCAACATCTGCAGAGAAGTGTATCTCTTCAAGCAAAGGCTTACATCATTTTTTGAAACGTACACATTCTCTGAAGGGAAATGTGGAAAATCTGGAAAGTCATCCAGTCTCTCCTGCAAATACTCATTCAAACCACTCTGAACACGGGCTTCAATTACACATACATTCAAGCACGTCTGaaaaccagaaatttaaaaatgatgggGAAAACTCACAATATAATCAGTTTGAGGGATCTGTGAGCAAGGGGTCATTATTCTTCCACCAACAGACAGTTTCTCTCTGTTCCAAAATGTGTAATGTTAATAATAATGGAAGAGAGTTAATCCCACCATCATTGTTCAATACACATCATGATACAGTTAATACGGAACAACTTCTCACGTGTAATAACACGAGTCAGGCCTTAAGTAAGAGCTCTACCCCCAATAATTACAAGCATATTTACGATGGAGTGAGAAACCACTCATGCAATGAAACTGGGTATAAAACTGAACAAGACTCTAACCCTATGAAATATCAGGGACCTCAATCTTCAGACAAAGATTCTAAAAATAGTACATGTAGGAATATCTTGTATCAAATATCAGGTCTTCCACTAAATGAGAGTACACATACTGGAGAGAAGACTTATAATTGTGAATATGGTAATGTTTCTAATCAGTCTTCAAATCTCACTCAACAGCAGAGTATTCAGAATCCACAGAAAAGTTAACAAGTGTAAGAAATGTGAGAAAGCCTTTACTAACTCATCCAGTCTAAGTAGACAAAGGAAAATTCATTCAGGATGGAAACCTTTCAAATGTACAGAGTGTGGCAACACCTCTAATCAGAATTCAAAGCTTAGTCAAGATCGGCAAATCCACACTGGCAAGAAACCTTacgaatgtaaggaatgtggaaaaGCATTTATGTCTTGCTCACATCTTAGTCGACACCAGCCAATTCACACTGgggagaagccttataaatgtacaaagtgtggcaaagcctttaatcagAACTCAAatcttactcaacatcagcgaATCCATACAGAGCAGAAACCTTACAAAGGTAAGGAAGGTGGCAAAGCCACTTTTAGGTGTTCACATTTCAGTCTACATCAGCGAGTTCACGCAGGGGAGAAACCAAACACATGTAAAGAATGTGGCAAGTTGTTTCCTTGTAGCTTATGTCTTACTCAACATCAGATAACTCATATGCAGCAGAAATCATACAAATGTACAaagtgtggcaaagcctttaatcagAAGTCAAATCTTACTCAacaccagagaattcatactggagagaagccttataaatgtaaggaTTGTGGCAAAGCATTTAACCAGTGCTCAGGTCTTACTtaccatcagagaattcatactggagagaatcCTTATAAATATAAGGATTGTGGCAAAGCATTTAGACAACGCTCATATCTTACTAAACATCAAGTAATCCATACTGGAGAGAAATCTTATAAATGTGAAGAATGCGGAAAAGCCTTCAGTCACTACTCAACTCTTGCTAAACATCaacgaattcatactggagagaagccttataaatgtaaggaTTGTGGCAAAGAATTTAACCAGTGCTCAGGTCTTACTtaccatcagagaattcatactggagagaaaccttataaatgtacagaatgtgggaAATCCTTTAGTCAGAACTCAACTCTTACTCAACaccagcgaattcatactggggagaggccttataaatgtaaagattGTGGCAAAGACTTTAGCAAGCACTCAGGTCTTACTtaccatcagagaattcatactggagagaaaccttataaatgtacagaatgtagaAAAGCCTTCTGTCACCACTCAAGTCTTATTCAacaccagagaattcatactggagagaaaccttacaaatgtaaagaatgtggaaaagcctttatcaagcactcacatcttactcaacatcagagaattcatattGGAGGAAAAACCTTATGAATGTAAGGAGAGTGGCAACGGCTTTAATCAGAGCTCTCACCACATTAGACATCAGACAGCAtgtactggagagaaaccctagtAATAAAGTAAGTGATGGAAGAGGTTTGTCCTAAACATACACTTGAGAAAATACAAGaccatttatttaagaaagaTAAGGAATGGCatgagaa
This portion of the Bos indicus isolate NIAB-ARS_2022 breed Sahiwal x Tharparkar unplaced genomic scaffold, NIAB-ARS_B.indTharparkar_mat_pri_1.0 scaffold_62, whole genome shotgun sequence genome encodes:
- the LOC139182017 gene encoding LOW QUALITY PROTEIN: zinc finger protein 678-like (The sequence of the model RefSeq protein was modified relative to this genomic sequence to represent the inferred CDS: deleted 1 base in 1 codon), which gives rise to MLENYMNLASLGLVVSKLDLVTFLEQMKNPWDVRRLEPPAIYTGWKPFKCTECGNTSNQNSKLSQDRQIHTGKKPYECKECGKAFMSCSHLSRHQPIHTGEKPYKCTKCGKAFNQNSNLTQHQRIHTEQKPYKCTKCGKAFNQKSNLTQHQRIHTGEKPYKCKDCGKAFNQCSGLTYHQRIHTGENPYKYKDCGKAFRQRSYLTKHQVIHTGEKSYKCEECGKAFSHYSTLAKHQRIHTGEKPYKCKDCGKEFNQCSGLTYHQRIHTGEKPYKCTECGKSFSQNSTLTQHQRIHTGERPYKCKDCGKDFSKHSGLTYHQRIHTGEKPYKCTECRKAFCHHSSLIQHQRIHTGEKPYKCKECGKAFIKHSHLTQHQRIHIGEKPYECKESGNGFNQSSHHIRHQTACTGEKP